Proteins co-encoded in one Malus domestica chromosome 09, GDT2T_hap1 genomic window:
- the LOC103411354 gene encoding LOB domain-containing protein 27-like, protein MMITKKVDECTFYPTMTIKGGTSQACAACKYQRRKCAKDCALAPHFPPDQPKLFQNAHRLYGVANIMKILKQVHPEKREEAMRSIIYESNMCAKFPVTGCMGIINQLTFQLQQAQEELRYVRTHLAICKDQCQYRMPSSPQHYSCPSSQLQLGIPTNPDVAALTLYQQHQYPYQYASGGSGGTPWVANEYLANGLNGVYIDENDNMVKPLRFQHPYYDDNNVEQLMAIQSNLVPSQAFPIHQEMDVPHDYDDIPFDTIADDRQSYIESKEACESSAESSFKGTQSIEHVSQNDLKSAAACFSLTSVK, encoded by the exons atgaTGATCACCAAAAAGGTTGATGAATGTACATTCTACCCTACAATGACGATAAAAGGAGGCACAAGCCAAGCCTGTGCTGCGTGCAAATACCAAAGACGAAAGTGTGCTAAGGACTGCGCTCTTGCTCCACACTTTCCGCCCGATCAACCGAAGCTGTTTCAAAACGCCCACCGATTGTACGGCGTTGCGAACATAATGAAGATTCTAAAGCAAGTTCATCCTGAGAAAAGGGAGGAGGCTATGAGATCGATCATATATGAATCCAATATGTGTGCCAAATTTCCAGTCACCGGATGTATGGGCATCATAAACCAATTGACTTTCCAGTTACAGCAAGCCCAAGAAGAGCTTCGATATGTGAGAACGCATCTTGCAATTTGCAAGGATCAATGTCAATATCGAATGCCTTCTTCCCCGCAGCACTACTCGTGTCCTTCATCGCAGTTGCAGCTAGGTATACCTACGAACCCCGATGTGGCGGCTCTGACACTttatcaacaacatcaatatcCGTATCAATATGCTTCTGGTGGCAGTGGTGGAACGCCCTGGGTGGCTAATGAGTATCTTGCAAATGGACTTAATGGGGTTTATATTGACGAAAATGATAATATGGTAAAACCTCTTAGGTTTCAACATCCCTATTATGACGATAACAATGTCGAACAACTTATGGCTATTCAGTCCAATTTGGTTCCTTCACAAGCCTTTCCTATTCACCAAGAAATGGATGTTCCCCATGATTATGATGACATTCCATTTGATACAATTGCTGATGATCGACAATCGTATATCGAATCTAAAGAAGCCTGTGAGTCTAG TGCTGAATCATCGTTCAAGGGCACGCAATCGATCGAACATGTCTCACAGAATGATCTCAAGAGTGCGGCAGCATGCTTCAGTCTAACAAGTGTGAAGTAG
- the LOC139188037 gene encoding uncharacterized protein: protein MEKVSKKTGTSTHKRKAPVLVPSEDILPHKKIHKFRGEPSVRPKSQDGVLKGPAFRKTGVEAVENAAAVVAGEGSRLLPPPLTMEHTVQESDPGSRHEGKGKERAGSVPWKDFRVATRPKDFGDINNCLAGRRFAFDELGEPLAKDESDCDRMLKLSSYVMAEYHDRLQEVERYKAKLKENKQLVDEARRNKGLLTQALQLKDETMESLKRRNGENLRLKKLFEATKKQFEVATLEVSKVRGELDGALVEISELEKSIPTEREAAVQEYLSSSTFHLAIKPYCAQEARFEKRKWMAVLDRYDDGSILRKYHEDIDEHHRKGETFVLAVDPSSEDESDNEGNADAQTQHGEEDLGDAEDDGRMRSDTARGSASDENE from the exons a tggagaaggtaagcaagaaaacagggactagcacccataaaaggaaagcaccagtgttagttccttcggaagacatcctaccgcataagaaaattcataagttccgaggggaaccatccgttagacctaagtcccaagatggggtccttaaggggcctgcctttaggaagactggagtcgaggccgttgaaaatgctgctgccgtagttgcaggagaagggagccgactgttgcctcctcctcttactatggagcacactgtccaggaaagtgatcctggttcccgccatgaggggaaaggcaaggaaagagctggcagtgtcccgtggaaggactttagggttgccacgcggccaaaggattttggggatatcaacaattgcttggcagggcgtcgattcgccttcgatgagctcggagagcccttagctaaggatgaatcagattgcgaccggatgttgaagctgtcttcatat gtcatggccgagtatcacgacagactgcaagaggttgagcggtacaaggcaaaactgaaggagaataagcagcttgtggacgaggcccgaaggaataagggacttttgactcaggctctccaactgaaggacgaaaccatggagagcttgaaaaggcgaaatggtgagaacctaaggcttaagaaattgtttgaggcaactaaaaaacagtttgaggtggctaccttggaggtatccaaggttaggggagaattggatggtgccttagttgagatttctgaactggagaagagcattccaactgaaagggaggctgctgtgcaagaatacttaagttcttcgacctttcatcttgctattaaaccctactgtgctcaagaagctcgctttgaaaaaaggaaatggatggccgtccttgatcgttatgatgatgggagcattcttcgaaaataccacgaagatatagatgagcatcatcgaaagggcgagacatttgtccttgctgttgatcctagcagcgaagatgagtctgataatgaaggtaatgctgatgcacagactcagcatggtgaagaggatcttggggatgcagaggatgatggtaggatgcggagtgatactgccaggggttcggcttcagatgagaatgaatag
- the LOC103442321 gene encoding uncharacterized protein, with translation MPLPFSSSSAASNFWPYFASNSFSSYSVLFSDSSIEHRHRRQCVNLQPILFEISACNNCMDFLKKAKVVRFRSHQNKYLLADDDQVSVWQNREGTLQNARWTVELISDNPNALRLKSCFGKYLTALSTPFILGIKCNKVLQTTPKTLDPIVEWEPVRDGFKWKMKTANGQFLRASGCNVPPWKDTITHDNPCRGVMRDWVLWDVEVVEIREQQEQEQRNVDNVNDSASCYSTTATQDPTEPDPPSVSRSESSQTQPDSPAGVDLSSPKDHISDSDKKNT, from the exons ATGCCTCTCCCTTTCAGTTCCTCAAGTGCTGCCTCAAACTTTTGGCCATATTTTGCCTCTAATTCCTTCTCTTCCTATTCCGTCTTATTTTCTGATTCTTCCATTGAGCACCGCCACCGACGGCAATGCGTAAATTTGCAGCCGATTTTATTTGAG ATCAGTGCATGCAATAACTGTATGGATTTTCTCAAAAAAGCCAAGGTGGTACGATTTCGAAGCCACCAAAACAAATACCTATTAGCCGATGACGATCAAGTGTCGGTGTGGCAGAACCGCGAGGGAACGTTGCAGAACGCGCGGTGGACGGTGGAGTTAATTAGCGATAATCCAAATGCATTGCGATTGAAGAGCTGTTTCGGGAAATACTTAACGGCGTTAAGCACGCCGTTCATTCTAGGGATCAAATGCAACAAGGTCCTGCAAACCACGCCAAAGACGTTGGATCCGATAGTGGAATGGGAGCCGGTAAGAGACGGGTTCAAGTGGAAGATGAAGACGGCGAACGGGCAATTCTTGCGTGCAAGCGGGTGTAACGTGCCGCCTTGGAAAGACACGATCACGCACGACAATCCGTGTAGAGGTGTGATGAGAGATTGGGTTCTGTGGGATGTGGAAGTTGTGGAGATTCGTgaacaacaagaacaagaacaaaggAACGTTGATAATGTTAATGATAGTGCTAGTTGTTATAGTACTACTGCAACACAAGATCCAACAGAACCGGATCCACCGTCTGTTTCGCGGTCGGAATCTTCACAAACACAGCCAGACTCTCCAGCCGGCGTTGATCTTTCTTCACCCAAAGATCATATATCGGATTcggataaaaaaaatacataa
- the LOC103442320 gene encoding serine/threonine/tyrosine-protein kinase HT1-like — protein sequence MMTAETGTYRWMAPELYSTVTLRHGEKKHYNHKVDAYSFAIVLWELIHNKLPFKGMSHLQAAYAAAFKNVRPSAESFPEDLVLIVTSCWKEDPNDRPNFTQIIQMLLRYLSTILAPAPAVPQLIFKSENAVLPPESPGTILSKLKTAKIYYHN from the exons ATGATGACCGCTGAAACTGGGACATACCGGTGGATGGCTCCTGAG CTTTACAGCACAGTTACATTACGGCATGGAGAAAAGAAGCATTACAATCATAAGGTGGACGCTTACAGCTTTGCAATTGTATTGTGGGAACTCATCCATAACAAGCTGCCTTTCAAAGGCATGTCGCATTTACAAGCAGCGTATGCCGCTGCTTTTAAG AATGTGAGGCCAAGTGCTGAAAGCTTCCCTGAGGATTTGGTGTTGATTGTAACTTCATGTTGGAAAGAGGATCCCAATGACCGGCCCAACTTCACCCAAATTATACAGATGCTGCTGCGTTACCTCTCTACTATTTTGGCACCAGCACCCGCTGTCCCTCAACTGATATTCAAATCTGAGAACGCTGTACTCCCACCAGAGTCGCCCG gtacaattttgtcaaaactaaAGACGGCAAAAATCTACTACCACAATTAG